A DNA window from Arachis hypogaea cultivar Tifrunner chromosome 18, arahy.Tifrunner.gnm2.J5K5, whole genome shotgun sequence contains the following coding sequences:
- the LOC112769559 gene encoding uncharacterized protein: MRPKQYITVAIEKQYEQAKKNYQIHLIATIDCIRFLLRQGLAFRGNDETDDSVNQRNFLELLNFLAQHNEEIGRTFKNARANLKLIAPSIQKDIVRAAARETTKVIVDDLGDELFAVLVDEARSISIKEQMSVCLRYVNKEGQVREHFFGLVHVSNTNALSLKLALESLLETYNLSLSRVRGQGYDSASNMQGEFNGLKTLILKENSYAFYVHCFAHQLQASCKRRDMLRDSKMTKTIEALKSGEISSGCGLNQETALKRAGDIRWGSHYETILRLISLFPSVVNVLEYVEEDGNNSEQSAEACHLWNDQDIVNAMALVKVSKQRLQNIRNDGWSLLLDEVLLFCDKHDITVPIMNDIFVSQGRSRRKAQKISNLHHFQVKIFYQVVDRQPQELNNRFTEVNTELLLCIACLNPRHSFFAFDKEKLIQLAQFYQLEFSSTQLLALDSQLENFILDVRSDDQFSDLNGIDTLSQKLVKTRKNIVYPLVFLLLKLALVLPVATASVERTFSAISIIKSRLHNHYEFIVLRGYNILA; the protein is encoded by the exons ATGAGACCAAAACAATACATCACTGTTGCTATTGAAAAACAATATGAGCAAGCTAAAAAGAATTATCAAATTCACTTGATAGCAACAATTGATTGTATTAGATTTCTTTTGCGACAAGGATTGGCCTTTCGTGGTAATGATGAGACAGATGATTCTGTTAACCAAAGAAATTTTTTGGAACTTCTAAACTTTCTTGCGCAACATAATGAAGAGATTGGTCGTACTTTCAAAAATGCTCGTGCGAATCTTAAACTAATAGCACCCTCAATCCAAAAAGACATTGTAAGAGCTGCTGCAAGGGAAACGACAAAAGTTATTGTAGATGATCTTGGAGATGAATTATTTGCTGTATTAGTTGATGAAGCCCGCAGCATTTCTATTAAGGAGCAAATGTCAGTTTGCTTAAGGTATGTGAACAAAGAAGGACAAGTTAGGGAGCATTTTTTTGGTCTTGTTCATGTTTCTAATACTAATGCTTTATCTCTAAAATTAGCATTGGAGTCATTATTAGAAACATATAATTTAAGTTTATCAAGAGTACGTGGACAAGGATATGATAGTGCAAGTAACATGCAAGGAGAATTTAATGGTTTGAAAACTTTGATATTGAAAGAAAATTCTTATGCTTTCTATGTACATTGCTTTGCCCACCAACTTCA AGCTTCATGTAAACGAAGAGATATGCTTCGTGATAGTAAGATGACTAAGACAATTGAAGCACTAAAAAGTGGAGAAATTTCTAGTGGGTGTGGTTTGAATCAAGAAACAGCTTTAAAAAGAGCTGGAGACATTAGATGGGGTTCACACTATGAAACTATACTtagattaatttctttatttccttctGTGGTTAATGTTCTTGAATATGTTGAGGAAGATGGAAATAATTCAGAACAAAGTGCTGAAGCATGTCATTTATG GAATGATCAAGACATTGTAAATGCTATGGCATTAGTCAAAGTGTCTAAGCAACGGTTGCAAAATATAAGAAATGATGGCTGGTCTCTTTTACTTGATGAAGTCTTACTGTTTTGTGACAAACATGATATTACTGTTCCAATCATGAATGATATATTTGTGTCACAAGGAAGATCAAGACGCAAAGctcaaaagatatcaaatttgCATCATTTTCAAGTTAAGATATTCTATCAAGTAGTTGATAGACAACCTCAAGAACTCAATAATCGTTTTACAGAGGTGAATACTGAATTGCTTCTTTGCATAGCTTGTTTGAATCCAAGACACTCATTTTTTGCATTTGATAAGGAGAAGTTGATCCAGTTAGCTCAATTCTATCAATTAGAATTTTCTTCCACTCAACTTTTGGCACTTGACAGTCAACTTGAGAATTTCATACTAGATGTGCGTTCTGATGATCAATTTTCAGACTTAAATGGAATTGATACTCTTTCTCAAAAGTTGGTTaagactcgaaaaaatattgtttatccaTTAGTGTTTCTTCTTTTGAAGTTAGCTTTAGTTTTGCCAGTAGCAACTGCATCAGTTGAAAGAACTTTTTCTGCTATAAGCATCATAAAGAGTCGACTTCATAACC